One stretch of Nitrosococcus watsonii C-113 DNA includes these proteins:
- the glcF gene encoding glycolate oxidase subunit GlcF → MQTQLADLIKNTSQGQEADAILRSCVHCGFCTATCPTYQLLGDELDGPRGRIYLIKETLEGQPVSRKTQQHLDRCLTCRACETTCPSGVRYGRLVDIGREVVATKVARPPRERLTRAALRALLPYRRRFTILLRLGQILSLFLPSAIKRTIPPHSKARAWPAPLHSRKMLILEGCVQPALAPEINASTAWVLDQLGISLVRSPHSGCCGAINHHLSAPQSALDFMRRNIDAWWPQIEAGAEAIVVTASGCGAMIKEYGSLLAEDPDYRVKAARITELAQDIGEILAQEDRSGLVPSPHVPRRIAFQSPCTLQHGQQLGGLVENILQEAGFDLTEVPDAHLCCGSAGTYSLLQRDLSQRLLANKLTALEHGHPQLIATANIGCLTHLQSQSSLPVKHWITLFDPSV, encoded by the coding sequence GTGCAAACCCAGCTAGCAGATCTTATTAAAAACACATCCCAGGGGCAGGAGGCTGATGCTATCTTGCGCTCCTGCGTGCATTGCGGCTTTTGTACCGCTACCTGCCCTACCTATCAACTACTAGGGGATGAATTAGACGGTCCCCGCGGCCGTATTTACCTCATAAAAGAAACGCTTGAAGGGCAACCTGTCAGCAGGAAAACCCAACAGCATTTAGATCGCTGCCTGACTTGCCGGGCCTGCGAAACCACTTGCCCCTCGGGGGTCCGTTATGGCCGTTTGGTGGATATTGGCCGTGAGGTGGTTGCAACCAAGGTTGCTAGACCCCCTCGGGAGCGCCTCACTCGAGCTGCCTTACGCGCCCTACTCCCCTATCGGCGACGCTTTACCATCCTCTTACGGTTAGGTCAAATACTCTCCCTTTTTCTGCCCTCCGCTATAAAACGCACTATACCACCCCACAGCAAAGCGAGGGCTTGGCCAGCCCCCCTTCATTCCCGCAAGATGTTAATTCTGGAAGGCTGCGTCCAACCAGCCCTGGCGCCTGAGATCAACGCCAGCACCGCCTGGGTTTTAGATCAGCTGGGCATCAGTCTGGTGCGGTCTCCCCATAGCGGCTGTTGCGGGGCCATTAACCACCATCTCTCAGCCCCCCAGTCAGCTTTGGATTTTATGCGCCGAAACATTGATGCATGGTGGCCACAGATAGAGGCAGGGGCGGAAGCAATCGTGGTAACCGCCAGCGGCTGCGGCGCCATGATTAAAGAATATGGAAGCTTATTAGCCGAAGATCCGGACTATAGGGTAAAAGCGGCCCGGATTACCGAACTTGCCCAAGATATTGGTGAAATTCTTGCCCAGGAAGACCGTTCAGGATTAGTTCCTTCTCCCCATGTCCCCCGCCGTATCGCCTTCCAATCGCCCTGCACTCTGCAACACGGCCAACAACTAGGGGGGTTGGTGGAGAATATATTGCAGGAGGCGGGTTTTGACCTCACGGAAGTACCTGATGCCCACCTATGCTGTGGTTCAGCGGGAACCTATTCTCTGTTGCAACGAGATCTTTCCCAGCGCCTCCTCGCAAACAAACTTACCGCATTAGAACATGGCCACCCCCAGCTCATCGCTACCGCCAACATTGGCTGTTTAACTCATCTTCAAAGCCAATCTTCTTTGCCCGTCAAACACTGGATCACCCTCTTTGACCCTTCCGTTTGA
- a CDS encoding FecCD family ABC transporter permease produces the protein MKPVVTLGLLALLAIGVLSIAPFLGLHPIPVKAILESTADNVEAEIFWNLRVPRVMAAFLAGAGLAVSGMSFQALFRNPLATPFTLGVASGAALGAALYLRLGLSFALLSISGLTLSAFAGALGAILLVYGLTRVSRGFSATSILLAGVAISFFFSSLILFIQYLSDFTQSFHILRWLMGSLSIIGIEAVFEILPFVIGGTFAILFLSQELNLLATGELLAASRGLNVRGIRSLLFFVTSLTVGGIVAICGPIGFVGMMVPHICRLLVGADHRLLAPATVLFGGSFLVLCDTLARNLIAPAEIPVGVITALLGGPFFMWLLLRQTLEKGII, from the coding sequence ATGAAACCTGTTGTCACCTTAGGCCTGCTCGCATTATTGGCAATCGGCGTACTTAGCATCGCTCCCTTTTTGGGCTTACATCCCATCCCTGTTAAAGCCATTCTTGAATCTACGGCAGACAACGTAGAGGCGGAAATTTTCTGGAATCTGCGAGTACCGCGAGTAATGGCTGCCTTTCTAGCTGGCGCGGGCCTCGCCGTCAGTGGCATGAGTTTTCAGGCCCTGTTTCGTAATCCCTTAGCCACCCCCTTTACCCTAGGAGTCGCGAGCGGAGCCGCTCTGGGCGCAGCCCTCTATCTACGTTTGGGTCTAAGCTTCGCCCTATTGAGTATTTCAGGCTTGACGCTATCCGCATTCGCCGGCGCACTGGGGGCAATTCTGCTCGTCTACGGTCTCACCCGAGTAAGCCGGGGTTTCTCCGCTACTAGTATCCTTCTCGCTGGCGTAGCGATTAGCTTCTTTTTCTCCAGCCTTATCCTTTTTATTCAGTATCTGAGTGATTTCACCCAATCTTTCCATATTCTTCGCTGGTTAATGGGAAGCCTCAGCATTATAGGTATTGAGGCCGTCTTTGAAATACTGCCTTTTGTCATCGGCGGCACCTTTGCTATCTTATTTCTCAGCCAGGAACTCAATCTCTTGGCTACAGGAGAACTCCTTGCCGCCAGCCGGGGCCTCAATGTCCGCGGAATACGTAGTCTGCTGTTTTTCGTGACTTCTCTCACAGTAGGAGGGATCGTTGCTATCTGCGGCCCCATCGGGTTCGTAGGGATGATGGTTCCCCATATCTGCCGCCTATTGGTAGGCGCCGATCACCGCCTTTTAGCGCCCGCCACCGTGCTTTTTGGAGGAAGTTTTCTCGTCCTATGCGATACTTTGGCTCGTAATTTGATTGCTCCGGCAGAAATTCCGGTAGGCGTTATTACCGCCCTCCTCGGCGGGCCTTTTTTTATGTGGCTGTTACTAAGGCAGACCTTGGAAAAAGGTATCATTTAA
- the dnaE gene encoding DNA polymerase III subunit alpha — protein sequence MAPSFVHLRLHTEYSLVDSLVRIRPLIQATREAGMPAIAVTDQSNVFAMIKFYRAAQAAGVKPIIGADIFLAGSGERSRASRFTLLCQNELGYRHLSGLLSRAYREGQYQGIPRLQWDWLQNLNDGLIVLSGGREGDVGQALLSGNDIQAGRLLERWQALFPGRYYLELHRTGREGEEDYLHAAVALALAYDTPVVATNDVRFLRPQDFEAHEARVCIHEGRALNDPRRSRHYSEQQYLRTPSEMAELFVDLPEALENTVEIARRCNLELTLGKYYLPNFPVPEDWSIEAFLAAEARQGLEQRLAKLYPLETERKAEQSAYEARLAEELAVINQMGFPGYFLIVADFIRWAKKNEIPVGPGRGSGAGSLVAYALQITDLDPLAFDLIFERFLNPERVSLPDFDIDFCMERRDWVIDYVSQHYGRDHVSQIITYGTMAAKAVVRDVGRVLGHPYGFVDQIAKLIPFDLKMTLDKALAESEGLRSRYEGEEEVQFLVDLARKLEGLIRNAGKHAGGVVIAPKKLTEYVPYYCEQGASGVVTQFDKDDIETIGLVKFDFLGLRTLTILDWALQAINRQRTQQGETLLDLALLPMDDSKSYGLLKRCATTAVFQLESRGMKDLIKRLQPDCFEDIIALVALFRPGPLQSGMVDDYINRKHGRAQVDYPHPALEPILKPTYGVIVYQEQVMQIAQVLAGYTLGEADLLRRAMGKKKPEEMAKQRAIFTAGAKAREVDEKKATAIFDLMEKFAEYGFNKSHSAAYAVIAYQTAYLKAHYPASYMAAVLSADMDNTDKVKAFVEECWAMKLDLLPPDVNASNYLFSAQGETAIRYGLGAIKGVGAAALEGIIKAREQHGLYQNLFEFCRRIDLRKISRRVLEALVRAGALDSLGANRATLEASLEAALALAEQHCRNASLGQNDLFGLDLVSEDKEAGSYVETKEWDEEQRLALEKETLGLYLSGHPIDCYKQELKQIAPCRIAELIDRANNRQNRSQQIMIAGLVGSVRTNKARQGGRNAFITLEDGSARLEIKAFAEVFDKCREQLQPDHIVVIEGALRWDSYADSIAVTAEKIYSITEAREIFAKSLEIGLDGTSVGQEVIAELAQILAPFRQGRCPVAIDYRNGIARARLVLGEEWRVRPDKALLARLRLLPGTKHVRISY from the coding sequence ATGGCTCCATCCTTTGTTCACCTTCGTCTGCATACCGAATATTCCTTAGTGGATAGTCTGGTGCGGATACGCCCCCTTATCCAGGCTACCAGGGAAGCGGGTATGCCAGCGATAGCCGTGACTGATCAGAGCAATGTGTTTGCAATGATCAAGTTCTACCGCGCTGCTCAGGCCGCGGGGGTGAAACCTATTATCGGCGCCGATATTTTTCTCGCGGGTTCAGGAGAACGAAGCCGGGCTAGCCGCTTTACCTTGCTCTGCCAGAATGAGCTAGGCTATCGTCATTTATCGGGTTTGCTCTCCCGCGCTTATAGGGAAGGTCAATACCAAGGCATCCCTCGGTTGCAATGGGATTGGCTGCAAAATTTGAATGATGGTTTGATTGTACTTTCCGGAGGCAGGGAAGGCGATGTGGGCCAAGCCTTGTTGTCTGGCAACGATATTCAGGCGGGAAGATTATTGGAGCGGTGGCAAGCGCTTTTTCCCGGGCGTTATTATTTGGAGTTGCATCGTACCGGCAGAGAAGGCGAGGAGGACTATCTCCATGCAGCCGTGGCACTAGCTCTAGCTTATGATACGCCTGTAGTGGCAACCAATGATGTTCGGTTCCTTAGACCTCAAGACTTTGAAGCCCATGAGGCCCGAGTTTGTATTCATGAAGGGCGGGCCCTAAATGATCCACGTCGCTCTCGCCATTACAGTGAGCAACAGTATTTGCGAACGCCCTCGGAAATGGCAGAGTTATTTGTGGACCTGCCTGAAGCCCTGGAGAATACGGTAGAGATCGCCCGACGCTGTAACCTCGAACTTACGTTAGGGAAGTATTATCTTCCTAATTTTCCGGTGCCAGAGGATTGGAGCATCGAAGCGTTTTTAGCAGCGGAAGCCCGCCAGGGCTTGGAGCAGCGGTTAGCAAAGCTTTATCCATTGGAAACAGAGCGAAAAGCTGAACAATCTGCCTATGAAGCACGCCTTGCGGAGGAACTGGCTGTCATTAACCAGATGGGTTTTCCAGGCTATTTCCTTATCGTTGCTGATTTTATCCGTTGGGCTAAAAAGAATGAGATTCCGGTGGGACCAGGGCGGGGCTCAGGAGCAGGGTCCCTGGTTGCCTATGCGTTGCAAATTACTGATCTAGATCCCCTCGCTTTTGATCTTATCTTTGAGCGTTTTTTGAACCCTGAGCGTGTGTCCTTGCCTGATTTCGATATTGATTTCTGCATGGAGCGTCGGGATTGGGTGATCGATTATGTGAGCCAGCACTATGGCCGGGATCATGTCTCCCAGATTATTACTTACGGTACTATGGCTGCTAAAGCGGTGGTGCGGGACGTGGGCCGGGTGTTGGGCCATCCTTATGGTTTCGTGGACCAAATTGCCAAGCTTATCCCTTTTGATCTCAAGATGACCCTGGATAAGGCGTTGGCGGAGTCCGAGGGATTACGGTCTCGCTACGAGGGAGAAGAAGAGGTTCAATTCCTGGTTGATTTAGCCAGAAAGCTTGAAGGATTGATCCGCAACGCGGGCAAACATGCGGGTGGGGTCGTGATCGCACCCAAGAAATTGACCGAGTATGTGCCTTATTACTGCGAGCAGGGAGCAAGCGGGGTCGTCACCCAATTCGATAAGGATGATATTGAAACCATTGGCTTGGTCAAATTCGATTTTTTGGGCCTGCGTACGCTCACTATCCTCGATTGGGCGTTGCAGGCCATTAATCGGCAGCGGACCCAGCAGGGAGAGACCCTGCTCGATTTGGCGCTTCTTCCCATGGATGATTCAAAAAGCTATGGGCTGCTCAAGCGCTGCGCCACAACAGCCGTGTTTCAATTGGAATCCCGGGGCATGAAAGACCTCATAAAGCGGCTTCAGCCCGATTGTTTTGAGGATATTATTGCCTTGGTCGCCTTATTCCGGCCAGGCCCTCTTCAGTCCGGTATGGTGGATGATTATATCAACCGGAAACATGGCCGTGCCCAAGTCGATTATCCCCACCCTGCCCTTGAGCCTATTCTTAAACCTACCTATGGGGTGATTGTCTATCAGGAGCAGGTGATGCAAATTGCCCAGGTTTTGGCGGGCTATACCTTGGGGGAAGCTGATTTGCTGCGCCGGGCCATGGGCAAGAAAAAGCCTGAGGAAATGGCTAAGCAACGGGCTATTTTTACAGCGGGAGCGAAGGCGCGCGAAGTTGATGAAAAGAAGGCAACGGCTATCTTCGATCTCATGGAGAAATTTGCCGAGTATGGGTTTAATAAATCCCATTCTGCGGCCTATGCGGTAATTGCTTATCAAACAGCTTATCTTAAAGCTCATTATCCCGCCTCCTATATGGCGGCGGTGCTTTCCGCGGATATGGACAATACGGACAAGGTAAAGGCATTTGTGGAGGAATGTTGGGCCATGAAGTTAGATCTACTTCCTCCTGATGTGAATGCCAGCAATTATCTTTTTTCGGCCCAGGGTGAGACGGCTATTCGCTATGGCTTAGGCGCCATCAAAGGCGTGGGAGCGGCAGCGTTGGAGGGGATTATCAAGGCGCGGGAGCAGCATGGACTTTATCAGAACCTTTTTGAATTTTGCCGCCGTATTGACTTACGCAAGATTAGTCGAAGAGTCTTGGAAGCCCTGGTTCGGGCAGGTGCTCTGGATTCCTTGGGGGCTAATCGAGCGACGCTAGAAGCATCTCTAGAAGCTGCCCTGGCGTTAGCGGAACAACATTGTCGCAATGCTTCTCTAGGACAAAATGATTTATTCGGCCTTGATTTGGTATCGGAGGATAAGGAGGCAGGGAGTTATGTCGAAACCAAGGAATGGGATGAAGAACAGCGGTTAGCGTTAGAAAAAGAGACCTTAGGGTTGTATCTCAGTGGCCACCCTATCGACTGTTACAAGCAGGAGCTTAAGCAGATAGCACCTTGCCGGATAGCAGAACTTATTGACCGGGCAAATAACCGGCAAAATCGTAGCCAACAAATCATGATAGCAGGCTTGGTCGGCTCCGTGCGCACTAATAAAGCACGCCAAGGGGGACGTAATGCCTTTATAACGCTGGAGGATGGAAGTGCCCGGTTGGAAATTAAGGCCTTTGCCGAAGTTTTCGATAAATGCCGGGAACAGCTACAGCCAGATCATATCGTTGTCATTGAAGGCGCATTGAGATGGGATTCTTATGCCGATAGCATTGCTGTTACGGCGGAGAAAATCTACAGTATTACCGAGGCCCGGGAGATTTTTGCAAAAAGCCTGGAAATCGGGTTGGATGGAACTAGCGTGGGGCAAGAGGTCATCGCCGAGTTAGCGCAGATTTTAGCGCCTTTTCGACAGGGTCGTTGCCCTGTTGCTATTGACTATCGTAATGGGATTGCTAGAGCCCGATTGGTACTGGGCGAGGAATGGCGGGTTCGGCCTGATAAGGCGCTGCTTGCACGTTTACGGTTATTGCCAGGGACGAAGCATGTGCGAATAAGTTATTAG
- the glcE gene encoding glycolate oxidase subunit GlcE has protein sequence MIRTHDGSEELQEAIHVAVAAQTPLRIIGGNTKVFYGRHLKGTPLNVGKHQGITSYEPTELVITARAGTPLAEIETLLAEQGQMLTFEPPYFGSNATLGGAVASGLSGPRRPYGGAVRDMVLGVQIINGKGQILRFGGQVMKNVAGYDISRVMAGSLGTLGVLLEVSLKVSPCPPMEITLSQEQDTRNAIRLFNAWASLPLPLSACAFDGERLYVRLSGSKEAIQAARNKVGGDQLSDGTKFWEKVREQTHLFFQRSTVPLWRWSVPATTPPIDLPGEWKIGWGGAQRWFRSELSAETIRSAAESINGYATLFRGGDRSGQVFHPLSPPLMALHQHLKRAFDPHGILNPGRMYQEF, from the coding sequence ATGATACGCACTCATGACGGCAGCGAGGAACTTCAGGAAGCTATCCACGTCGCGGTAGCGGCTCAAACCCCTTTACGCATCATAGGTGGTAATACTAAAGTTTTTTATGGCCGTCACCTAAAAGGCACACCCCTGAACGTAGGCAAACACCAGGGCATCACCAGCTACGAACCTACCGAGCTTGTCATCACCGCCCGTGCAGGAACACCGTTGGCCGAAATTGAAACGCTACTTGCCGAGCAGGGCCAGATGCTCACTTTTGAGCCCCCTTACTTTGGCTCCAACGCTACTCTAGGCGGCGCCGTAGCCAGCGGCCTCTCCGGCCCACGGCGACCCTATGGAGGGGCGGTCCGGGACATGGTATTGGGGGTGCAGATTATTAACGGCAAGGGCCAGATACTACGCTTTGGTGGACAGGTGATGAAAAACGTGGCTGGCTATGACATCTCCCGTGTGATGGCGGGCAGCCTTGGTACCCTAGGGGTACTGTTGGAAGTTTCTCTAAAGGTTTCACCCTGCCCTCCCATGGAAATCACACTCTCCCAAGAGCAGGATACCCGCAATGCTATTCGCCTGTTCAATGCCTGGGCATCCCTGCCCCTTCCCCTGTCGGCGTGCGCCTTTGACGGAGAACGTCTCTACGTCCGCCTATCCGGCTCTAAAGAGGCCATCCAGGCTGCACGCAATAAAGTTGGAGGCGACCAGCTGAGCGACGGTACAAAATTCTGGGAAAAAGTGCGAGAACAAACCCACCTTTTCTTCCAGCGAAGCACAGTCCCCCTTTGGCGCTGGTCGGTACCCGCCACAACACCACCCATCGATCTGCCGGGGGAATGGAAAATTGGCTGGGGCGGAGCACAACGCTGGTTTCGCTCTGAATTGTCCGCGGAAACAATACGCTCTGCCGCCGAGAGCATCAACGGTTATGCCACTCTATTCCGTGGTGGAGATCGTAGCGGCCAGGTCTTTCATCCCCTCTCTCCCCCACTCATGGCGCTACATCAACATCTCAAACGAGCCTTCGATCCCCATGGCATTCTGAATCCAGGACGAATGTACCAGGAATTCTAG
- a CDS encoding trans-sulfuration enzyme family protein, with the protein MKKKQGQGFTTQVIHGHNEKLDPVHGATTPPLYLNTAFLFENARQGARRFAGEEGGYVYARMGNPSVEMLEKRLALLENGEAAAAFASGMGAISSLLLHLAQPGDHILSVREIYGGTYAFFEGQLKRMGCGITYFDPAAPDLEAELEAQCTSHSRVLYLETPSNPSLALVDLEACSRWAHQRGLVTVVDNTFCTPYLQLPLDFGIDWIVHSTTKYLNGHGDCVGGVVIGTEAAIQTLRQEVQWHFGNVLSPFNAWLTLRGLQTLSLRMARHSETALTVARFLEEHPKVRRVHYPGLPSHPQHELAQKQMAGFSGMLSFSLASREAGPRLLNNLQLCLLAVSLGHVATLIEHPASMSHAAYSEEECRAAGLDTALVRLSVGLEEATDLIADLEQGLEKV; encoded by the coding sequence ATGAAAAAAAAACAAGGACAGGGTTTTACTACCCAAGTGATCCATGGTCATAATGAAAAACTGGATCCTGTGCATGGCGCTACTACCCCGCCTTTGTATTTAAATACCGCTTTCCTTTTTGAAAATGCGCGCCAAGGGGCAAGGCGTTTTGCTGGAGAGGAAGGGGGGTATGTCTATGCCCGGATGGGGAATCCTTCCGTAGAGATGCTCGAAAAGCGCCTTGCGCTCCTTGAAAACGGGGAAGCGGCCGCGGCTTTTGCATCGGGTATGGGGGCGATTTCAAGCTTGTTGCTCCATTTAGCTCAGCCAGGGGATCATATTCTTTCAGTGCGTGAAATTTATGGGGGAACTTACGCATTTTTTGAGGGGCAACTTAAGCGCATGGGGTGTGGCATAACTTATTTTGATCCTGCCGCACCGGACTTAGAAGCAGAACTGGAGGCCCAATGTACCTCCCATAGCCGAGTTTTGTACTTGGAAACCCCCTCCAATCCTTCGCTGGCCTTGGTAGACTTGGAAGCTTGCAGCCGTTGGGCCCATCAACGGGGTCTCGTTACCGTGGTGGATAACACTTTTTGTACGCCCTACTTGCAACTTCCACTGGATTTTGGGATAGATTGGATTGTGCACAGCACCACAAAATACCTTAATGGCCATGGCGATTGCGTGGGAGGCGTGGTTATCGGCACTGAAGCGGCCATTCAAACTTTACGCCAAGAGGTACAATGGCATTTTGGTAATGTGCTTTCCCCCTTTAATGCCTGGCTGACCCTGCGCGGCCTGCAAACCCTTTCATTGCGCATGGCGAGGCATTCAGAAACGGCGCTAACGGTGGCTCGCTTCCTGGAAGAACATCCAAAAGTACGGCGGGTGCATTATCCGGGGCTTCCCTCCCATCCCCAGCATGAGCTAGCGCAAAAGCAAATGGCAGGTTTTAGCGGGATGCTCTCCTTTTCTCTTGCTAGCCGGGAGGCCGGTCCCCGTTTGCTCAATAACTTGCAATTATGCTTGCTAGCGGTAAGTTTGGGGCATGTGGCAACACTGATTGAGCACCCGGCTTCCATGAGTCATGCGGCTTACTCGGAGGAAGAGTGTCGCGCCGCGGGATTGGATACCGCCCTGGTTCGCCTCAGCGTAGGGTTGGAAGAGGCTACGGATCTGATTGCAGATTTAGAGCAGGGATTGGAGAAAGTCTAG
- a CDS encoding ABC transporter substrate-binding protein → MTLPFEMKKIALWFSLILGGITSASGDAPNPGENNRDNKTEPAQYHRIISLAPSITETLFALGLGEQVVGVTRYCNYPPKALAKPKVGGYLDPHLEAIIALKPDLVITFPGHQTLTPRLEQLGISTLQVQHQKLKDILASIRIIGVAAGKEVAARTLLANLRSRMDAIKAKTAHLPRPRVLVVMGHPPNPLREIFVAGAADPYDEMIRIAGGINAYQGHLIRVPPLSAEGIMHLDPEVIIDLISEQTAPQNLDDTALLQDWAGLSTVTAVKTGRVHFFADDFDTVPGPRFIRTLEKMARAIHPELNWAEP, encoded by the coding sequence TTGACCCTTCCGTTTGAAATGAAAAAAATAGCGCTATGGTTTTCATTAATCCTGGGAGGTATTACGAGTGCTAGCGGTGATGCTCCCAATCCAGGGGAAAACAACAGGGACAATAAGACTGAGCCAGCACAGTATCATCGCATTATTTCCCTTGCACCCAGCATTACGGAAACTCTATTTGCGCTAGGGCTAGGAGAGCAAGTGGTGGGGGTTACCCGTTACTGTAATTATCCGCCAAAAGCACTAGCAAAACCGAAGGTAGGTGGATACTTGGACCCTCATCTTGAGGCCATCATCGCCCTCAAGCCAGATCTGGTGATTACCTTTCCTGGCCATCAAACTCTCACACCAAGACTGGAGCAGCTTGGCATTTCTACCTTGCAAGTACAGCACCAAAAGCTGAAAGATATTCTGGCCTCCATCCGTATTATTGGGGTGGCGGCAGGTAAAGAAGTCGCAGCGAGGACTTTACTAGCTAATCTCAGATCGCGGATGGATGCCATAAAAGCTAAAACAGCCCATCTGCCCCGACCACGAGTCCTGGTAGTCATGGGTCATCCGCCAAACCCACTAAGAGAAATTTTTGTTGCGGGGGCAGCAGACCCCTATGATGAGATGATTCGTATTGCAGGGGGGATTAACGCCTATCAAGGGCACCTTATCCGGGTACCCCCCCTCTCTGCCGAGGGCATTATGCATCTTGATCCCGAGGTGATCATTGATCTGATATCTGAGCAAACGGCGCCTCAGAATTTAGATGATACTGCCCTTTTACAAGATTGGGCCGGACTCTCCACCGTAACCGCTGTCAAAACCGGCCGCGTCCACTTCTTTGCCGATGATTTTGATACCGTACCCGGCCCTCGTTTTATCCGTACCCTAGAAAAAATGGCCCGAGCTATTCACCCCGAACTCAACTGGGCTGAACCATGA
- a CDS encoding ABC transporter ATP-binding protein: MSDTALEIEDLFLCLNGKTILQDISLTIAQGERLAIVGPNGAGKTTFLKCLLRLFHGSGSIQLLGRKIASYSQKELARTLAYVPQLDGQSIPFTVKEFVLMGRYPHLSSFSILSPEDYRIADWALALTGIRPLMDRLLDTLSAGERQKVLIAASLVQGSTILLLDEPMAFLDPRHQVEIQCLLDQLNREYGITLLTVTHDINAAIAYSSRIIALKDGTLVFNGTPEAFADNQVLEIIYQQRFLFTPHPQTGHPIAIAQSQ, translated from the coding sequence ATGAGCGATACTGCTCTCGAAATCGAGGATCTTTTCTTGTGTCTCAATGGAAAAACTATCCTCCAGGACATTTCCCTAACCATCGCCCAAGGAGAGCGGCTTGCTATCGTCGGCCCCAATGGAGCAGGCAAAACCACCTTCCTTAAATGCCTGCTCCGCCTCTTCCACGGTAGTGGGAGCATTCAACTATTAGGCCGGAAAATTGCCAGCTACAGTCAAAAAGAATTGGCCCGGACCCTGGCCTATGTTCCTCAATTAGATGGCCAAAGTATCCCATTTACGGTGAAAGAATTTGTCCTGATGGGACGCTATCCTCACCTGAGTTCCTTTTCCATTTTAAGCCCTGAAGACTACCGAATCGCCGACTGGGCCCTTGCGCTCACCGGAATTCGCCCTCTGATGGATCGCCTTCTGGATACTTTAAGTGCCGGCGAACGGCAAAAAGTACTTATTGCCGCCAGTTTGGTTCAAGGAAGCACTATCCTTCTCCTGGACGAACCCATGGCTTTCCTTGATCCCAGGCACCAGGTAGAAATCCAGTGCCTGTTAGATCAACTCAACCGTGAGTATGGCATCACCCTTCTTACTGTCACGCACGATATCAATGCTGCCATCGCCTATAGCAGCCGCATTATCGCCCTTAAGGATGGCACCTTAGTTTTCAATGGGACCCCAGAGGCGTTTGCGGATAACCAAGTACTGGAAATTATTTACCAGCAACGTTTTCTGTTTACGCCTCACCCACAAACGGGACATCCCATTGCCATAGCTCAAAGCCAATAG
- the sohB gene encoding protease SohB has product MSEFLSEYGLFLAKILTIVVLIALLIRSSISSKSQARTTDQLEIKHLNKDYERMTQALMMHLISKKEFIKKLKSEKARKKKQKHAKRIFVLDFHGDIRATAVASLRQEITAVLSVATPEDEILLRLENGGGLVHEHGLAASQLERIRRKQIPLTIAVDKIAASGGYMMACVGNRIIAAPFAIIGSIGALLQVPNFHRLLDKHGIDFEQIKAGELKRTVTLFGINTDRDRELAKQQVEDIHQLFKEFIVRHRPHIDLSQTATGQHWHAIQAKELNLIDDLETSDDYLTEACKTADLYKVTYTIKKTFAARFLTRAQAVSNKIPGPF; this is encoded by the coding sequence ATGAGCGAATTTCTCTCTGAATATGGGCTCTTCCTAGCAAAAATACTTACTATCGTGGTATTAATCGCATTGCTAATAAGATCATCCATCTCATCGAAAAGCCAAGCCCGGACCACCGATCAATTGGAGATTAAGCATCTTAATAAAGATTATGAGCGTATGACCCAGGCGCTCATGATGCACCTTATATCAAAGAAGGAATTCATAAAAAAGCTCAAGTCTGAAAAGGCCCGTAAAAAGAAACAAAAACACGCCAAACGCATTTTCGTGCTTGATTTTCATGGGGATATTAGAGCCACGGCTGTCGCCTCGTTACGGCAAGAAATTACTGCAGTACTCAGTGTAGCAACACCGGAAGATGAGATACTACTCCGATTAGAAAACGGGGGCGGACTGGTTCATGAGCATGGATTGGCGGCCTCCCAATTGGAACGAATCAGAAGAAAACAGATTCCATTAACCATTGCCGTGGATAAAATAGCAGCCAGCGGCGGGTATATGATGGCCTGCGTAGGAAACCGCATTATTGCCGCGCCGTTTGCTATCATCGGCTCTATCGGTGCTTTGCTGCAAGTGCCCAATTTCCACCGTCTACTGGATAAACACGGAATAGATTTTGAGCAAATCAAAGCAGGCGAATTGAAACGGACGGTTACGCTGTTCGGTATTAACACTGATCGGGATCGTGAGTTGGCTAAACAACAGGTGGAAGATATCCACCAATTATTCAAAGAATTCATTGTCCGCCACCGCCCCCATATAGATCTCTCACAAACTGCCACGGGCCAGCATTGGCACGCCATTCAAGCCAAGGAACTTAATCTTATAGACGATCTCGAAACCAGCGATGATTACTTAACTGAAGCCTGCAAAACCGCTGATCTTTATAAAGTCACCTACACCATCAAAAAAACTTTTGCTGCAAGATTCTTGACACGGGCTCAAGCGGTGAGTAACAAAATCCCAGGCCCCTTCTAG